In one Campylobacter insulaenigrae NCTC 12927 genomic region, the following are encoded:
- a CDS encoding multidrug efflux system CmeABC, outer membrane lipoprotein CmeC, translating to MRKILIIASCFFIAACSLKPNLKISDVNYTKSLDENISINKQWWKMFNDDNLNYLVEQALKNNNDLQIAYINLQKAYEALGISRSDLLPKLDGSASGARSKTSINAPSNKSKDFAFGNDFKLGLNLSYEIDLWGKYRDNYGASKSKLQASEFDYESARLSLISNVTKTYFNIASLSEQVKILEESVQSYQKTYNLKLEHFKIGAIGEYELSKFKAELDNSKILLTNAKIKKESNTKALKILTSNTIDDILYNSVNYTKIGQYDVNIPQGIGSEILLQRPDIQSALKTLEEKNYLVGVARSAFLPNLSLTGLLGYESKDLDLLVKNGSGTWGVAGNFMMPIFHWGEIYNSVNIAKLSKDEAFLQYENTLKKAFGEIQLALFNRRNYYENEKNYENLFLAQSKIYEISNVRYENGVINLADYLQDQRNYLNAKLAYINSSYELANSIVDVIKAFGGGFNAKENSKDNIKDMEENLKSNFYNN from the coding sequence ATGCGTAAAATCTTGATTATCGCAAGCTGTTTTTTTATAGCAGCTTGTAGTTTAAAACCAAATTTAAAAATATCTGATGTAAATTACACAAAAAGTTTAGATGAAAATATTAGCATTAATAAACAATGGTGGAAAATGTTTAATGACGATAATTTAAATTATCTAGTTGAACAAGCCTTAAAAAACAACAATGATTTACAAATAGCCTATATAAATTTACAAAAAGCTTACGAAGCTCTAGGCATATCAAGAAGCGATCTTTTACCAAAACTTGATGGTAGTGCTAGTGGAGCAAGATCTAAAACAAGCATTAACGCTCCAAGCAATAAAAGTAAGGACTTTGCTTTTGGAAATGATTTTAAGTTAGGCTTAAATTTAAGCTATGAGATTGATCTTTGGGGAAAATACAGAGATAACTATGGTGCTTCAAAATCAAAACTTCAAGCAAGCGAATTTGATTATGAGAGTGCTAGATTAAGTCTTATTTCTAATGTTACAAAGACTTATTTTAACATAGCAAGCTTGAGCGAGCAGGTTAAAATTTTAGAAGAGAGTGTTCAAAGTTATCAAAAGACTTATAATTTAAAATTAGAACATTTCAAAATAGGTGCTATAGGTGAATATGAGTTAAGCAAATTCAAAGCAGAGCTTGATAATTCTAAAATTTTACTTACAAATGCTAAAATTAAAAAAGAATCTAACACTAAAGCTCTAAAAATACTTACCTCTAACACTATTGATGATATACTTTATAATAGTGTAAATTATACAAAAATTGGACAATACGATGTTAATATACCTCAAGGTATAGGAAGTGAAATTTTACTTCAAAGACCTGATATACAAAGTGCTCTAAAAACACTTGAAGAAAAAAATTATCTTGTAGGAGTTGCTAGAAGCGCATTTTTACCAAATCTTTCTTTGACTGGACTTTTAGGATATGAAAGTAAAGATTTAGATTTGTTGGTTAAAAATGGTAGTGGAACTTGGGGTGTAGCTGGAAATTTTATGATGCCTATTTTTCACTGGGGTGAAATTTACAATAGCGTAAATATTGCAAAGCTTAGCAAAGACGAAGCTTTTTTACAATATGAAAATACACTAAAAAAAGCTTTTGGAGAAATTCAACTTGCATTATTTAATCGCAGAAACTACTATGAAAACGAAAAAAATTATGAGAATTTATTCTTAGCTCAGAGTAAAATTTATGAAATATCCAATGTAAGATACGAAAATGGAGTTATAAATTTAGCCGATTATTTACAAGATCAAAGAAACTACCTTAACGCAAAACTTGCTTATATTAATTCTTCTTATGAGTTAGCAAATTCTATTGTAGATGTTATAAAAGCTTTTGGTGGTGGATTTAATGCGAAGGAAAATTCAAAAGATAATATCAAAGATATGGAAGAAAATTTAAAATCTAATTTCTACAACAACTAA
- a CDS encoding efflux RND transporter permease subunit, which yields MFSKFFIERPVFASVVAIIISLAGIIGLYSLPVEQYPSLTPPVVKVNATYSGADAQTVAQTVAIPLEDAINGVENMIYMDSTSSSSGDMSLSVYFNIGTDPDQATVDVNNRISAAMAKLPEDVKKTGVSVRKTGSSILEVATLYSPDGSMDAIEVYNYAALNILDDLARVPGVGNAVAIGSRNYSMRIWLNPDLLNKYQITATDVITAVREQNAQYATGKIGQEPVVERSPYVYSVTMQGRLKNPKEFENIILRTNSDGSFLRLKEVAEVGIGSKEYTFNGRLNGSSATPILIFLQTGANAVNTAELIQAKFQELSKSFPEGLAYKVPYDTTLFIKASIEEVIKTFFEALLLVVIVMYLFLKNFRSTIIPMIAVPVSILGTFAGLYILGFSINLLTLFALVLAIGIVVDDAIIVVENIDRIIHEDPNISIKDAAIKAMDEVAAPVVSIVLVLCAVFIPVSFISGFVGEIQRQFAITLAISVTISGFVALTLTPSLCAIFLKRNESKPFYFVKKFNDLFDWSINIFGAGVAYMLKRVVRFVLIFFIFLIGLFGLFQIVPHSLVPNEDQGNFLSVVNLPAASSLNRTTQAMDAMADELRKNENITNIVGLIGYDLFTGSLKENAGAMFINLKDWNDRDTSSFDITSMYNKQYFLNPNFQSFFINPPPIQGLSLTGGFEMYAQNRSGKGYDEIQIDVNKMVEAANKRPELSNVRTTLNTNFPQLRLEIDRDKVKLYGLNLSDIFSTLNATIGTYYVNDFSMLGKNYRVNISAIGDFRNTQNALKNIFVRANNGSMVALDSVLTLSRSIGPDDVKRFNMFPSALVQGDPAPGYTSGQAIDAIAEVAKETLGEEYSIAWSGSAYQEVTSSGAGSIAFVLGLLFVFLILAAQYERWLMPLAVITAVPFAVFGSLLFVWLRGLENDIYFQTGLLLLIGLSAKNAILIVEFAMEEHLKKGKSIFEASISAAKLRFRPIVMTSLAFICGILPLFFAYGAGSASRHAIGTGVIGGMIVASTIAIFFVPLFFYILESFNKWLDMKRGKTHA from the coding sequence ATGTTTTCTAAATTTTTTATAGAAAGACCAGTGTTTGCTAGTGTTGTTGCTATTATAATTTCACTAGCTGGAATCATCGGACTTTATTCTTTACCCGTAGAGCAATATCCTTCCTTAACCCCTCCGGTAGTTAAAGTCAATGCTACCTATTCAGGTGCTGACGCACAAACAGTTGCACAAACAGTTGCTATTCCACTTGAAGATGCAATTAATGGTGTTGAAAATATGATTTATATGGATTCAACTTCAAGCTCTTCAGGTGATATGAGTTTAAGTGTATATTTTAATATAGGAACTGATCCTGATCAAGCAACAGTAGATGTAAATAATAGAATTTCAGCTGCTATGGCAAAGCTTCCTGAAGATGTTAAAAAAACTGGAGTTAGTGTTAGAAAGACAGGTTCTAGTATTTTAGAAGTTGCGACCTTGTATTCCCCTGATGGTTCTATGGATGCAATAGAAGTTTATAATTATGCTGCTTTAAATATTTTAGATGATCTTGCTAGAGTTCCTGGTGTTGGCAATGCAGTTGCAATTGGATCTAGAAATTATTCTATGAGAATTTGGTTAAATCCTGATTTGCTTAATAAATATCAAATCACTGCTACAGATGTAATTACTGCTGTAAGAGAGCAAAATGCTCAATATGCCACAGGTAAAATTGGACAAGAACCAGTAGTGGAACGATCTCCTTATGTGTATTCAGTTACTATGCAAGGAAGATTAAAAAATCCTAAAGAATTTGAAAATATTATTTTAAGAACTAATAGCGATGGTTCATTTTTAAGATTAAAAGAAGTGGCTGAAGTTGGAATTGGCTCAAAAGAATATACTTTCAATGGCAGGTTAAATGGTAGTAGTGCTACTCCTATATTAATTTTTTTGCAAACAGGTGCTAATGCAGTTAATACAGCAGAATTAATTCAAGCTAAATTTCAAGAACTCTCTAAAAGTTTTCCCGAAGGCTTAGCCTATAAAGTACCATATGATACGACTTTATTTATTAAAGCATCTATTGAAGAAGTGATAAAAACATTTTTTGAAGCACTACTTCTTGTTGTTATCGTAATGTATTTATTCTTAAAGAATTTTCGCTCAACTATCATTCCAATGATTGCCGTTCCTGTATCTATTCTAGGAACTTTTGCAGGACTTTATATCTTAGGTTTTAGTATAAATCTACTTACTTTATTTGCATTAGTTTTAGCTATTGGTATAGTTGTTGATGATGCTATAATCGTTGTAGAAAATATAGATAGAATTATACATGAAGATCCCAATATAAGTATAAAAGATGCTGCTATTAAAGCTATGGATGAAGTTGCTGCACCTGTAGTTTCTATTGTACTTGTACTTTGTGCTGTGTTTATACCTGTATCTTTTATATCAGGCTTTGTGGGGGAAATTCAAAGACAATTTGCTATAACCTTAGCAATATCTGTTACCATATCAGGCTTTGTCGCACTTACCCTAACTCCATCTTTGTGTGCCATATTTTTAAAAAGAAATGAAAGCAAACCTTTTTATTTTGTAAAAAAATTTAATGATCTATTTGATTGGTCTATCAATATTTTTGGTGCAGGTGTAGCATATATGCTAAAAAGAGTTGTAAGATTTGTACTTATATTTTTTATATTTTTAATAGGTTTATTTGGGCTTTTTCAAATAGTTCCACATTCTTTAGTTCCAAATGAAGATCAAGGTAACTTTTTATCTGTTGTAAATTTACCAGCTGCTTCTTCTTTAAATAGAACAACCCAAGCAATGGATGCTATGGCTGATGAATTAAGAAAAAATGAGAATATAACCAATATAGTAGGACTTATAGGATATGATCTTTTTACAGGTTCTTTAAAAGAAAATGCAGGAGCAATGTTTATCAATTTAAAAGATTGGAATGATAGAGATACAAGTAGCTTTGATATAACAAGTATGTATAATAAACAATATTTTTTAAATCCTAATTTCCAATCATTTTTTATAAACCCACCACCAATACAAGGTTTAAGTTTAACCGGTGGATTTGAAATGTATGCGCAAAATCGTAGCGGAAAAGGCTATGATGAAATTCAAATTGATGTAAATAAAATGGTTGAAGCAGCAAACAAACGACCAGAACTTAGCAATGTAAGAACAACATTAAATACAAATTTTCCTCAATTAAGATTAGAAATTGATCGTGATAAGGTTAAACTTTATGGCTTAAATTTAAGCGATATATTTAGCACTCTAAATGCAACCATAGGAACTTATTATGTAAACGATTTTTCTATGCTAGGAAAAAATTATCGTGTTAATATTAGTGCTATTGGTGATTTTAGAAATACACAAAATGCTTTAAAAAATATTTTCGTTCGTGCAAATAATGGATCAATGGTAGCACTTGATAGCGTTTTAACACTATCAAGAAGTATTGGACCTGATGATGTTAAACGATTTAACATGTTTCCTTCGGCTTTAGTACAAGGTGATCCTGCTCCTGGATATACTTCAGGACAGGCTATAGATGCTATTGCTGAAGTTGCAAAAGAAACATTAGGAGAAGAGTACTCAATAGCATGGTCAGGTTCAGCTTATCAAGAGGTCACAAGCAGTGGGGCTGGTTCAATCGCATTTGTATTAGGACTTTTATTTGTATTTTTAATTTTGGCAGCACAATACGAAAGATGGTTAATGCCTTTAGCGGTTATTACTGCTGTTCCTTTTGCAGTATTTGGTTCATTACTTTTTGTGTGGCTTAGAGGTTTAGAAAACGACATATATTTTCAAACAGGTCTTTTGCTTCTTATAGGACTTTCTGCCAAAAATGCAATTTTAATCGTAGAATTTGCCATGGAAGAACACTTAAAAAAAGGTAAGAGTATTTTTGAAGCTTCTATTAGTGCAGCAAAATTAAGATTTAGGCCTATTGTTATGACCTCACTAGCATTTATTTGTGGAATTTTGCCTTTATTTTTTGCTTACGGAGCAGGTAGTGCAAGCCGACATGCCATAGGGACAGGTGTTATAGGTGGTATGATAGTTGCTTCTACTATTGCAATATTTTTTGTGCCTTTATTCTTTTATATTTTAGAAAGCTTCAATAAATGGCTAGATATGAAAAGAGGTAAAACACATGCGTAA
- a CDS encoding coproporphyrinogen III oxidase family protein, which yields MNFLQKIALSYSHKAMQKSLENGFNVQLLKNGQEKKNNPKKSYMLYAHIPFCHTFCPYCSFHKYYYDENLAKQYFESLREEIKQIKLKGFDFTSMYVGGGTTLINEEELAKTLELCKKLFNIKEISCETDPNHIEPEKLKMFKGLIDRLSCGVQSFNDDILKKVARYNKFGSSKELQEKLSKAIGILPVMSLDLIFNFPSQTQEQLLKDLEIAKNLKPQQITTYPLMKSNLTKDNIAKTLGVSFQDNEFKFYNIIVDYFKDYERNNAWSFSLEKSSFNDEYVSSHHEYLGVGSGAFSFLDGELLINAFNLNDYSKLIKEKQNANIAKANFSKKEIIKYIFLTEMFAGKIEIDQLNKTLDCNIKKDLFVELLGLKVSKALIQNQNTLQVSEFGRYLFMVLMKDFYTGMDLVRAVFRDDKRIKNKEHINIMHENVDPLSPDSMNF from the coding sequence ATGAATTTTTTACAAAAAATAGCGCTTTCTTATTCACACAAAGCCATGCAAAAATCTTTAGAAAATGGATTTAATGTACAACTTTTAAAAAACGGGCAAGAGAAAAAAAACAATCCGAAAAAATCTTACATGCTCTACGCACATATACCTTTTTGTCATACTTTTTGTCCGTATTGTAGTTTTCATAAATACTATTATGATGAAAACTTAGCAAAACAATATTTTGAAAGTTTAAGAGAAGAAATTAAGCAAATAAAACTCAAAGGCTTTGACTTTACCTCTATGTATGTTGGTGGAGGGACTACTTTGATCAACGAAGAAGAACTAGCAAAAACCTTAGAGCTTTGCAAAAAACTTTTCAATATTAAAGAAATTTCTTGCGAAACTGATCCCAATCACATAGAACCTGAAAAATTAAAAATGTTTAAAGGTTTAATTGATCGTTTAAGTTGTGGTGTACAAAGCTTTAATGATGATATTTTAAAAAAAGTAGCGAGATATAATAAATTTGGCTCAAGCAAAGAACTTCAAGAAAAACTTTCAAAAGCTATAGGAATACTTCCTGTTATGAGTCTTGATTTAATTTTTAATTTTCCAAGTCAAACTCAAGAACAATTATTAAAAGATCTAGAAATTGCTAAAAATTTAAAACCTCAGCAAATTACCACTTATCCTCTCATGAAATCAAATCTTACCAAAGACAATATTGCTAAGACTTTGGGTGTAAGTTTTCAGGATAATGAATTTAAATTTTATAACATAATAGTAGATTATTTTAAAGATTATGAAAGAAATAACGCTTGGTCTTTTTCTCTAGAAAAAAGTAGTTTTAACGATGAATACGTAAGCTCTCATCATGAATATTTAGGTGTTGGAAGCGGGGCTTTTAGCTTTTTAGATGGAGAACTTTTAATCAATGCTTTTAATTTAAATGATTATTCTAAATTGATAAAAGAAAAACAAAATGCCAACATTGCCAAGGCAAATTTTAGCAAAAAAGAAATCATAAAATATATCTTTTTAACAGAAATGTTTGCTGGAAAAATAGAAATTGATCAACTAAATAAAACTTTAGATTGCAATATCAAAAAAGATCTTTTCGTAGAACTTTTAGGGCTTAAAGTAAGCAAAGCCTTAATACAAAATCAAAATACTCTACAGGTAAGTGAATTTGGACGCTATTTATTTATGGTTTTGATGAAAGATTTTTACACTGGTATGGATTTAGTGCGTGCTGTATTTAGAGATGATAAACGCATCAAGAACAAAGAACATATTAATATCATGCATGAAAATGTTGATCCCCTTAGTCCTGACAGTATGAATTTTTAA
- the glmM gene encoding phosphoglucosamine mutase — MKLFGTDGVRGKAGELLDSFLAMRLAMAAGIYFKDKAITNNILVGKDTRRSGYMIENAIVSGLTSIGYNVIEIGPMPTPAIAFLTEDMRCDAGIMISASHNPYYDNGIKFFDAHGNKLDEQAEAQIEEIYFNDKLIEEAKITKSQIGQAKRIDDVIGRYIVSIKNSFPKNLTLKSLRIVLDVAHGAAYKVAPTVFKELGADVIVINDSPNGLNINENCGALHPLNLALEVKKFRADVGFAFDGDADRLVVVDEKGSVAHGDSLLGVLALFLKKQGKLRSSVISTIMSNGALKEFLNKHKIKHETCNVGDKYVLEKLKECEGNFGGEQSGHIIFSDYAKTGDGLVAALQFSALMLSEEKNASEILNQVKPYPQLLHNLKISQKKDLSQIEGLQVLKQNLEKQGISSLFRYSGTENLIRLLLEGKDVKLLEKQMKEVEKFFMKALNA; from the coding sequence ATGAAACTTTTTGGAACAGATGGAGTTCGTGGTAAAGCAGGGGAACTTTTAGATTCGTTTTTAGCAATGCGTTTGGCTATGGCTGCTGGAATTTATTTTAAAGATAAAGCAATTACTAATAATATTTTAGTAGGTAAAGATACTAGAAGAAGTGGATATATGATAGAAAATGCTATCGTTTCAGGACTAACCTCTATAGGTTATAATGTGATAGAAATAGGACCTATGCCAACTCCCGCAATTGCTTTTTTGACTGAAGATATGCGATGTGATGCTGGTATTATGATTTCTGCTTCGCATAATCCTTACTATGATAATGGTATTAAATTTTTTGATGCACATGGTAATAAACTTGATGAGCAAGCAGAAGCGCAAATAGAAGAAATTTATTTTAATGACAAATTAATAGAAGAAGCAAAAATAACTAAATCTCAAATTGGTCAAGCAAAAAGAATTGATGATGTTATTGGTAGATATATTGTTTCTATTAAAAATTCTTTCCCTAAAAATTTAACTCTTAAATCCTTACGCATAGTACTTGATGTGGCTCATGGAGCAGCTTATAAAGTAGCACCAACTGTATTTAAGGAGCTAGGTGCTGATGTTATTGTGATTAATGATAGTCCTAATGGTTTAAATATTAATGAAAATTGTGGAGCTTTACATCCTTTAAATTTAGCCTTGGAAGTGAAAAAATTTAGAGCCGATGTAGGTTTTGCTTTTGATGGAGATGCTGATCGTTTGGTTGTGGTTGATGAAAAAGGCAGTGTAGCTCATGGAGATAGTTTACTTGGAGTGTTAGCTTTATTCTTGAAAAAACAAGGTAAGTTAAGATCTAGTGTTATTAGTACTATTATGAGTAATGGTGCTTTAAAAGAATTTTTAAATAAGCATAAGATTAAACACGAAACTTGTAATGTTGGTGATAAATATGTATTAGAAAAACTAAAAGAATGTGAAGGAAATTTTGGTGGCGAGCAAAGTGGACATATTATTTTTAGCGACTATGCTAAAACAGGTGATGGATTAGTAGCAGCTTTACAATTTAGTGCTTTAATGCTTAGCGAAGAAAAAAATGCAAGTGAAATTTTAAATCAGGTAAAGCCTTATCCACAACTTTTACACAATCTTAAAATTTCGCAAAAAAAAGATTTATCTCAAATAGAAGGCTTGCAAGTTTTGAAACAAAATTTAGAAAAACAAGGAATTTCAAGCTTGTTTCGATATTCAGGAACTGAAAATTTAATTCGCTTACTATTAGAAGGAAAAGATGTCAAACTTTTAGAAAAACAAATGAAAGAAGTAGAAAAATTTTTTATGAAAGCACTTAATGCTTAA
- the hemJ gene encoding protoporphyrinogen oxidase HemJ, which translates to MLDFLNEWYLWIKVIHYLAFVSWMAGMFYLPRLFVYHAENNHNKNFVDVIKIQERKLYFYIQTPAMIATAITGSLMMIANKDVLMVGGYMHAKLTCALLLIIYHFQNYYYLRQLQNDICKKSGKFFRFYNEIPTILFIIIVIMMVVRPF; encoded by the coding sequence ATGTTAGATTTTTTAAATGAGTGGTATTTGTGGATTAAAGTAATCCATTATTTAGCTTTTGTTTCTTGGATGGCTGGAATGTTTTATTTACCAAGACTTTTTGTTTATCATGCTGAAAATAATCATAATAAAAATTTTGTAGATGTGATAAAAATTCAAGAAAGAAAGTTATATTTTTATATACAAACTCCAGCGATGATAGCTACTGCGATAACTGGTAGTTTAATGATGATAGCTAATAAAGATGTTCTAATGGTTGGTGGATATATGCACGCAAAATTAACCTGTGCATTGCTTTTGATTATTTATCATTTTCAAAATTACTATTATTTAAGGCAACTTCAAAATGATATTTGTAAAAAAAGCGGAAAATTCTTTAGATTTTATAACGAAATACCAACTATTTTATTTATCATAATCGTTATAATGATGGTGGTAAGACCATTTTAA
- the lspA gene encoding signal peptidase II, whose translation MLKFSYLKFCLIFILVFVLDQLSKYIFLQGFVYKGEFFDLILTYNTGVAFSMFAFLGEYLKYIQLIFIIILFFYLFYQKEFLKTHIIAFAMMLSAGCSNLLDRFMHIGVVDFVFWHKWFEFAVFNFADVMINISVALILIKEIFNKGKKC comes from the coding sequence ATGCTTAAATTTTCATATTTAAAATTCTGTTTAATTTTTATCTTAGTTTTTGTTTTGGATCAATTAAGTAAATATATATTTTTACAAGGATTTGTATATAAGGGTGAATTTTTTGATTTGATTTTAACTTATAATACAGGTGTTGCTTTTTCTATGTTTGCCTTTTTAGGTGAGTATTTAAAGTATATACAACTTATTTTTATTATTATTTTATTTTTTTATTTGTTTTATCAGAAAGAATTTTTAAAAACCCATATAATAGCTTTTGCTATGATGCTAAGTGCAGGATGTTCTAATTTGCTTGATAGATTTATGCATATTGGAGTGGTTGATTTTGTTTTTTGGCATAAATGGTTTGAATTTGCTGTTTTTAATTTTGCTGATGTAATGATAAATATCAGCGTAGCTTTGATTTTAATAAAAGAAATTTTTAATAAAGGAAAAAAATGTTAG
- a CDS encoding class I SAM-dependent methyltransferase, protein MDNSLEAYTQKYDQENYGLQYPDGHVIRFYERILKYKLQKTSGNLLDFGCGNGIHSKYFQTKGFKTFGVDIVESLNTTWKNDANINENNFHVIKPNASIKKLFNEKMDLIFANQSLYYLPLEDFKNTIQEFYDICNDGAIIFATMMSNKGYSAFERSEALENGLCEVKHTGRLNSSTYMRFIKNIQDLKDNFKPFKPLFWGDYELMNLHNFEGSVEHYIYIGQK, encoded by the coding sequence ATTGATAATTCTTTAGAAGCTTACACTCAAAAATACGATCAAGAAAATTATGGTTTACAATATCCTGATGGTCACGTAATAAGATTTTATGAAAGAATATTAAAATACAAACTCCAAAAAACTAGTGGTAATTTACTAGATTTTGGTTGTGGCAATGGAATTCATTCTAAATATTTTCAAACAAAAGGCTTTAAAACTTTTGGTGTTGATATAGTAGAAAGCTTAAACACCACATGGAAAAATGATGCAAATATCAATGAAAATAATTTCCATGTCATTAAACCTAACGCTAGTATAAAAAAACTATTTAATGAAAAAATGGACTTAATTTTTGCAAATCAAAGTTTATATTATCTACCTTTAGAAGATTTTAAAAATACTATACAAGAATTTTATGACATATGCAACGATGGGGCAATCATTTTTGCTACCATGATGAGCAATAAAGGCTATAGTGCCTTTGAAAGAAGCGAAGCTTTAGAAAATGGCTTGTGTGAAGTTAAACACACAGGAAGACTAAATAGCTCAACTTACATGAGATTTATTAAAAATATACAAGACTTAAAAGATAATTTTAAGCCTTTTAAACCTTTATTTTGGGGAGATTATGAACTAATGAATTTACACAACTTTGAAGGAAGTGTAGAACACTACATTTACATAGGACAAAAATAA
- a CDS encoding mini-MOMP protein: protein MEKLLISFFVLIFALVGILNGAALDEIFQDVNVSGDVRYRFEHNNPKNKNNNNAQQRVKIQMH, encoded by the coding sequence ATGGAAAAATTACTGATTAGCTTTTTTGTTTTGATATTTGCATTAGTTGGTATTTTAAATGGCGCTGCTTTAGATGAAATTTTTCAGGATGTAAATGTATCAGGTGATGTGCGTTATCGTTTTGAGCATAATAATCCAAAAAATAAAAATAATAACAATGCACAACAAAGAGTTAAAATTCAAATGCATTAA